In the Hordeum vulgare subsp. vulgare chromosome 7H, MorexV3_pseudomolecules_assembly, whole genome shotgun sequence genome, one interval contains:
- the LOC123412235 gene encoding shikimate kinase 2, chloroplastic-like: MEAAAGVAMQSRAVGVAGTGSCGRRSGDGRARPGSLRVGGPAAAPVLRARGARPADPLCCLKTSRGHQSLHNSVDEALLLKRKAEEVQLELNGRCIYLVGMMGSGKSTVGKILAEVLGYSYFDSDSLVEQAVGMPSVAQIFKVHSEAFFRDSESSVLRDLSSMHRLVVATGGGAVIRPVNWRYMKKGLSIMLDVPLDALAKRIAQVGTASRPLLDQPSADPYTAAFTKLSLLAEQRGDAYANADVRVSLEELAAKKGHDDVSQLTPTDIAVEALQKIKNFVTEHSMASGPFADL; this comes from the exons atggaggcggcggcgggagtCGCGATGCAGTCGCGGGCGGTCGGGGTCGCCGGAACCGGCTCCTGCGGGCGCCGGAGCGGGGATGGCCGGGCGCGCCCGGGGAGCCTGCGAGTCGGAGGCCCGGCCGCCGCGCCGGTGCTGCGGGCTCGCGGGGCCAGGCCTGCCGACCCGCTCTGCTGCCTCAAGACATCCAGAG GTCATCAGAGCTTGCATAACTCAGTTGACGAAGCCCTCTTGCTAAAG AGGAAAGCAGAGGAAGTTCAGCTCGAATTGAATGGGCGGTGTATTTACCTAGTTG GAATGATGGGCTCTGGAAAGAGCACCGTGGGCAAGATATTAGCGGAAGTCTTGGGTTATTCATACTTTGACAGTGATAGTTTGGTCGAACAGGCAGTCGGAATGCCTTCCGTTGCTCAAATATTTAAGGTTCATAGTGAAGCATTCTTCAGAGACAGTGAG AGTAGTGTTTTGAGAGATTTATCCTCAATGCATCGACTAGTTGTTGCTACTGGAGGTGGTGCCGTCATTCGACCAGTCAACTG GAGATATATGAAGAAAGGTCTGTCTATCATGTTGGATGTGCCTTTGGATGCGCTTGCGAAGCGAATTGCACAAGTTGGGACTGCTTCTCGGCCCCTTCTAgatcagccatctgctgatccatACACAGCG GCTTTCACGAAACTCAGCCTGCTCGCTGAGCAAAGAGGGGATGCTTACGCAAATGCCGACGTAAGGGTCTCTCTTGAAG AGCTTGCAGCTAAAAAGGGTCATGATGATGTCTCTCAGCTAACCCCGACTGATATTGCTGTCGAG GCCCTGCAAAAAATTAAGAATTTTGTCACTGAACATTCCATGGCCAGTGGCCCATTCGCCGACTTATAA